A section of the Halopiger aswanensis genome encodes:
- a CDS encoding mandelate racemase/muconate lactonizing enzyme family protein — MSDSDPGSGRDPDDPDADPNATLEFEFRPFSLDLASPLETSNETIETREGFLVRLADENGAVGYGEATPLPGWTESRDDCRAALERAQDAFSTGGPNEALEAVDRQVAARHAVSLALADLQSSRHATPLYRYLGNGPMVGRVPVNATIGDGSPAETRTAAREASERGYACCKLKVGLRSVEADIERVREARDAVGDEVELRADANEAWTYEEAESALEAFADLGVSLVEQPLPAGALEGHADLRAASNGVDIALDEGLLEHGVDAICEAEAADAVVLKPMALGGVDVARRVAAWVMEVDITPIVTTTIDGVVARTGAVHLAAAIPDVPACGLATAELLAEDLGRDPVLLEKGAAVVPQAKGLGVEGVWEE; from the coding sequence ATGAGCGATTCCGATCCGGGTTCGGGTCGCGACCCCGACGACCCTGACGCCGACCCCAACGCCACTCTCGAGTTCGAGTTCCGGCCGTTCTCGCTCGACCTCGCCAGCCCGCTCGAGACGTCAAACGAGACGATCGAGACCCGCGAGGGATTCCTCGTCCGACTGGCCGACGAAAACGGCGCAGTCGGCTACGGCGAGGCGACCCCGTTGCCGGGCTGGACCGAATCCCGGGACGACTGTCGAGCGGCCCTCGAGCGCGCGCAGGACGCCTTCAGTACCGGCGGTCCGAACGAGGCGCTCGAGGCGGTCGACCGGCAGGTTGCGGCCCGCCACGCGGTCTCGCTTGCGCTCGCGGACCTGCAGTCCTCCCGGCACGCGACGCCGCTGTACCGCTACCTCGGCAACGGACCGATGGTGGGACGCGTCCCGGTAAACGCGACCATCGGCGACGGCTCGCCCGCGGAGACCCGCACGGCGGCGCGCGAAGCGAGCGAGCGGGGCTACGCCTGCTGCAAACTCAAGGTCGGTCTGCGTAGCGTCGAGGCAGACATCGAACGCGTCCGGGAAGCCCGCGACGCGGTCGGCGACGAGGTCGAACTCCGCGCGGACGCGAACGAAGCCTGGACCTACGAGGAAGCCGAGTCGGCCCTCGAGGCCTTCGCCGACCTCGGCGTCTCGCTGGTCGAACAGCCGCTTCCCGCGGGCGCACTCGAGGGCCACGCCGACCTCCGCGCCGCGAGCAACGGCGTCGACATCGCGCTCGACGAGGGGCTGCTCGAACACGGCGTGGACGCGATCTGCGAGGCCGAGGCTGCCGACGCCGTCGTGCTGAAGCCGATGGCGCTGGGCGGGGTCGACGTCGCCCGCCGGGTCGCGGCGTGGGTGATGGAGGTCGACATCACGCCGATCGTCACGACGACCATCGACGGCGTCGTCGCCCGAACCGGCGCGGTCCACCTCGCGGCCGCGATCCCCGACGTGCCGGCCTGCGGGCTCGCCACCGCCGAACTGCTCGCCGAGGATCTCGGCCGCGATCCGGTCCTGCTCGAGAAGGGAGCGGCCGTCGTGCCGCAGGCGAAGGGTCTGGGCGTCGAGGGGGTGTGGGAGGAGTGA
- a CDS encoding right-handed parallel beta-helix repeat-containing protein produces the protein MMFDDTGTTGGWPAANGQSTRRSFLGGLGATVGLGALTGSGRAQPTGASSPDGTVYYVARIGDLELPGRKRGWNRSENGNGNHNGANNGEHARGRLTDAEYLVLEGQTGTIAFTTDGTAEEAFQYAFDELSGSGGTVVASGDTFEFGGPATAGDGTALVGSGGTRFVVAGASGESGHDLLRVRGDGATVANVEFDANGTQTDNHAIQADDCDGLVIANNRTVDGFQMAISFSRCRNVRVVGNEVLDPNWYGITARAADDERDLRRSENVLVAQNYVAGVTYNNIATYNVSNFAVSGNVVEDGGHSLIACSPAQQGAIVGNVCRDLEEYAPDPGGEAGIEIEYKETHVREEIAGTDRARSYDITISGNQVDNCPVGILARTVPADPEDESTRETERPHSFTVTGNSINGAGAAGIRIRSGAAGVVATNTVRDSATPLEVDETYAVDIQEGLNATRA, from the coding sequence ATGATGTTCGACGATACCGGTACGACGGGCGGATGGCCTGCTGCAAACGGACAGTCGACGCGCCGATCGTTCCTCGGCGGACTCGGCGCGACCGTCGGACTCGGCGCGCTGACCGGTTCCGGCCGAGCGCAGCCGACCGGCGCTTCTAGCCCGGACGGAACGGTGTACTACGTCGCCCGAATCGGCGATCTCGAGCTTCCGGGTCGCAAACGAGGATGGAACAGGAGTGAAAACGGAAATGGAAACCACAACGGCGCGAACAACGGTGAACACGCACGCGGTCGACTCACCGACGCCGAGTACCTGGTCCTCGAGGGCCAGACGGGAACGATCGCATTTACGACGGACGGCACCGCCGAGGAGGCGTTCCAGTACGCCTTCGACGAACTCTCTGGGTCCGGCGGCACCGTCGTCGCGAGCGGCGACACCTTCGAGTTCGGCGGCCCGGCCACGGCCGGCGACGGAACCGCGCTGGTCGGCAGCGGCGGAACCCGGTTCGTCGTCGCCGGTGCCAGCGGGGAGTCGGGCCACGACCTGCTCCGCGTTCGCGGCGACGGCGCGACGGTGGCCAACGTCGAGTTCGACGCCAACGGCACGCAGACCGACAACCACGCGATTCAGGCCGACGACTGCGACGGGCTGGTGATCGCGAACAACCGCACGGTCGACGGCTTCCAGATGGCGATTTCGTTCTCGCGGTGCCGGAACGTGCGGGTCGTCGGCAACGAGGTCCTCGATCCCAACTGGTACGGCATCACCGCTCGGGCCGCCGACGACGAACGGGACCTGCGCCGCTCCGAGAACGTGCTCGTCGCGCAGAACTACGTCGCCGGCGTGACCTACAACAACATCGCGACCTACAACGTCAGCAACTTCGCCGTCTCCGGCAACGTCGTCGAGGACGGCGGCCACAGCCTCATCGCGTGCTCGCCCGCCCAGCAGGGCGCCATCGTCGGCAACGTCTGTCGCGACCTCGAGGAGTACGCCCCCGATCCGGGCGGCGAGGCGGGGATCGAGATCGAGTACAAGGAAACCCACGTCCGCGAAGAGATCGCCGGGACGGACCGCGCTCGGTCCTACGACATCACGATTTCGGGGAATCAGGTCGACAACTGTCCGGTCGGGATCCTCGCCCGAACCGTCCCCGCGGACCCCGAGGACGAATCCACCCGCGAGACGGAACGTCCCCACAGCTTCACCGTGACGGGAAACTCGATCAACGGCGCTGGCGCCGCCGGAATCCGCATCCGCTCCGGCGCGGCGGGCGTCGTCGCGACGAACACGGTCCGCGACAGCGCGACGCCGCTCGAGGTCGACGAGACGTACGCGGTCGATATTCAGGAGGGACTGAACGCCACTCGAGCGTGA
- a CDS encoding 1,4-dihydroxy-2-naphthoate polyprenyltransferase, with product MTEVETSRTKAWLMAARPQTLPAAAAPVIVGTGLAVSEGVFAPVPALLAFVGAALIQIGTNFANDYYDAIKGADTEDREGFTRVTQSGLIPAEQVKLATIVTFALAILTGTYLVYVGGVPILVIGLVSVLCGWAYTGGPYPLGYHGLGDPFVFVFFGIVAVMGTFYVQAAAVAPVGPLPTAVPEGTITLEAFVASLPIGAISTCIIVVNNIRDKETDAETGKRTLAVRLGYRWSRVEYLALLALAYLTPLWFWLEGFGLGALLPLISLPYAASVARTVLTRTDGEALNPALEGTGKLLALYAVLFAAGLVVL from the coding sequence ATGACCGAGGTGGAGACGTCACGGACGAAGGCGTGGCTGATGGCGGCGCGCCCGCAGACGTTGCCCGCGGCCGCGGCGCCCGTCATCGTCGGTACCGGACTCGCGGTCTCCGAGGGCGTATTCGCCCCGGTGCCCGCGCTACTGGCGTTCGTCGGCGCGGCGCTGATCCAGATCGGCACGAACTTCGCGAACGACTACTACGACGCGATCAAGGGCGCGGACACGGAGGACCGCGAGGGGTTCACCCGCGTCACGCAGTCGGGACTGATCCCCGCCGAACAGGTCAAACTCGCGACGATCGTCACGTTCGCGCTGGCGATCCTCACCGGCACGTATCTCGTCTACGTCGGCGGCGTGCCGATCCTCGTGATCGGCCTCGTCAGCGTCCTCTGCGGCTGGGCCTACACCGGCGGTCCCTACCCGCTGGGCTACCACGGCCTCGGCGACCCCTTCGTCTTCGTTTTCTTCGGGATCGTTGCCGTGATGGGGACGTTCTACGTGCAGGCGGCCGCTGTGGCCCCCGTCGGGCCGCTGCCGACGGCCGTTCCCGAAGGGACGATCACTCTCGAGGCGTTCGTCGCCAGCCTCCCCATCGGCGCCATTTCGACCTGTATCATCGTCGTGAACAACATCCGGGACAAGGAGACCGACGCCGAGACCGGCAAGCGAACGCTCGCGGTTCGGCTCGGCTACCGGTGGAGCCGCGTCGAGTACCTGGCGCTGCTCGCGCTGGCCTACCTGACGCCGTTGTGGTTCTGGCTCGAGGGCTTCGGCCTCGGCGCCCTGCTCCCGCTGATCTCGCTGCCCTACGCCGCGTCGGTGGCGCGGACGGTCCTGACCCGAACTGACGGGGAGGCGCTCAACCCGGCCCTCGAGGGGACCGGGAAGCTGCTCGCCCTCTACGCGGTACTGTTCGCCGCCGGGCTGGTGGTGCTATGA
- a CDS encoding DUF7405 family protein: MTLPDRSSLPRRDYLRALVAVGGTTALSACLEFASDGADGDPDVPTGTDDPESLPDRQHAWNEALGTDDDGNVQPPEHHVLVALSLRDDVLEDTGGGDGNGDGDPIDADARETTESALRTLERAYEWSNDGLVFTLGYTPAYFHRFDASLSDAVDLPDPEALTAQEAPEFDDFDAVLHLASDRPEVVLEAEEWLFGERDQLNGLEIETDLTGVFERLEERRRTGFVGAGLPAEHTDVPGVPESVPEEAPFFMGFRSGFRASQATEDRVTIESGPFAGGTTQHVESLEINLEQWFQQENHTQRVSKLFSREHAEEGLTGDVGEELTTANGLTTERIDATEADAREHNVVGHAQKAARAREDGEPPLLRRDFNTVDGDRPGVHFLALQRGIDDFVRTREAMTGADLDVPMANNGIRHYIFVERRGNYLVPPRSLRALPPATPESEADNDAD; the protein is encoded by the coding sequence GTGACGCTTCCCGATCGGTCCTCGCTGCCCCGCCGGGATTACCTCCGTGCATTAGTCGCCGTCGGCGGGACGACGGCGTTGAGCGCCTGCCTCGAGTTCGCCAGCGACGGGGCGGACGGCGACCCGGACGTGCCGACCGGAACGGACGACCCCGAGTCGCTCCCGGACCGCCAACACGCGTGGAACGAGGCATTGGGGACGGACGACGACGGCAACGTCCAGCCGCCGGAACACCACGTGTTGGTGGCACTGTCGCTCCGGGACGACGTGCTCGAGGACACCGGCGGCGGTGACGGGAACGGAGACGGCGACCCCATCGACGCAGACGCTCGAGAGACGACTGAATCCGCACTCCGAACGCTCGAGCGAGCCTACGAGTGGAGTAACGACGGCCTCGTCTTCACGCTCGGCTACACGCCGGCGTACTTCCACCGGTTCGACGCCTCGCTGTCCGACGCGGTCGACCTGCCGGACCCCGAGGCACTGACCGCACAGGAGGCCCCCGAGTTCGACGACTTCGACGCCGTCCTCCACCTCGCGAGCGACCGTCCCGAGGTCGTCCTCGAGGCCGAAGAGTGGCTGTTCGGTGAGCGCGACCAGCTCAACGGGCTCGAGATCGAGACCGACCTCACGGGCGTCTTCGAGCGCCTCGAGGAGCGGCGCCGGACCGGTTTCGTCGGCGCAGGGTTGCCGGCCGAGCACACCGACGTCCCGGGCGTCCCGGAGTCGGTACCCGAGGAGGCGCCCTTCTTCATGGGCTTTCGGTCGGGCTTCCGGGCCAGCCAGGCGACCGAAGATCGCGTTACGATCGAGTCGGGCCCGTTCGCCGGCGGGACGACCCAGCACGTCGAGTCCCTGGAGATCAACCTCGAGCAGTGGTTCCAGCAGGAGAACCACACCCAGCGCGTCTCGAAGCTGTTCAGCCGCGAACACGCCGAAGAAGGTCTGACTGGCGACGTCGGGGAAGAGCTGACGACGGCGAACGGGCTGACCACCGAGCGGATCGACGCCACCGAGGCCGACGCCCGCGAGCACAACGTCGTCGGCCACGCGCAGAAGGCGGCTCGAGCCCGCGAGGACGGCGAACCGCCGCTCCTGCGCCGGGATTTCAACACCGTCGACGGCGACCGGCCCGGCGTCCACTTCCTCGCGCTCCAGCGGGGCATCGACGACTTCGTCCGGACGCGCGAGGCGATGACGGGCGCCGATTTGGACGTGCCGATGGCGAACAACGGCATTCGCCACTACATCTTCGTCGAGCGGCGGGGCAACTACCTGGTGCCGCCGCGGTCGCTGCGCGCTCTGCCGCCGGCGACTCCCGAGAGTGAGGCTGACAACGACGCCGACTGA
- a CDS encoding DUF7350 domain-containing protein, with amino-acid sequence MQNRKHGFDAIDRRTFVRRTGAVTGTLALAGCTSTDDESDENESDRSGGDAGNESENEAGAGDAALPRQITVEDPPEAVYLPTHRESMRTLEPVEAGDYAVAAMLSYPHQFWVIAGDTDDAVERTTPEEARGVHVMFVAWDAETGTVLPVDEGVQIRIRQDGEQVGAPRQPWTMLSQEMGFHFGDNVGLPGDGTYTVEVTLPPISTRKTGALEGRLDERATATFEFDYDDEFRESVVSGVEYLDEERWGERGALEPMEMMVTGEHDEEDGIPYSTLPPVDAYPGTLLLESDADDENAGSDREALETTDLPRSGDAAFLATLLESDHRLADDGQYLLVSPRTPYNRAPLADMSLRATIERDGAELGGAPLEQTLDGEYGLHYGLSLPAVDGVEGLEPGDSVTIEIESPPQVARHQGYETAFLEMPPVELTVPESGA; translated from the coding sequence ATGCAAAACCGAAAGCACGGGTTCGACGCCATCGACCGACGAACGTTCGTCCGCCGAACGGGAGCGGTCACGGGAACGCTCGCGCTCGCCGGCTGTACGAGTACTGACGACGAGTCCGACGAGAACGAAAGCGATCGGTCGGGCGGTGACGCCGGAAACGAGAGCGAGAACGAGGCCGGAGCCGGCGACGCGGCGCTCCCCCGACAGATCACCGTCGAGGACCCACCCGAGGCCGTCTATCTGCCGACCCACCGCGAGTCGATGCGGACCCTCGAGCCAGTCGAAGCCGGCGACTACGCGGTCGCGGCGATGCTCTCCTACCCCCACCAGTTCTGGGTGATCGCGGGCGACACCGACGACGCGGTCGAACGGACGACGCCCGAGGAGGCCCGCGGCGTCCACGTGATGTTCGTCGCCTGGGACGCCGAAACGGGAACCGTCCTCCCGGTCGACGAGGGCGTCCAGATCAGGATTCGACAGGACGGCGAACAGGTCGGTGCGCCGCGCCAGCCCTGGACCATGCTCTCCCAGGAGATGGGCTTTCACTTCGGCGACAACGTCGGACTCCCCGGCGACGGCACCTACACCGTCGAGGTCACGCTCCCGCCGATTTCGACCCGGAAAACCGGTGCCCTCGAGGGGCGGTTGGACGAGCGCGCGACGGCGACCTTCGAGTTCGACTACGACGACGAGTTCCGCGAGTCGGTCGTCAGCGGCGTCGAGTACCTCGACGAGGAGCGGTGGGGCGAGCGCGGTGCCCTCGAGCCCATGGAGATGATGGTGACGGGCGAGCACGACGAAGAGGATGGGATTCCCTACTCCACGCTACCGCCTGTCGACGCCTATCCCGGGACGCTGCTCCTCGAGTCCGATGCCGACGACGAGAACGCTGGTTCCGACCGCGAGGCCCTCGAGACGACCGACCTTCCCCGCAGCGGTGACGCGGCGTTTCTCGCGACGCTGCTCGAGTCGGACCACCGGCTCGCTGACGACGGACAGTACCTCCTCGTCTCGCCGCGGACGCCGTACAACCGCGCGCCGCTGGCGGATATGTCCCTGCGCGCGACGATCGAACGCGACGGGGCGGAACTCGGCGGTGCGCCGCTCGAGCAGACCCTCGACGGTGAGTACGGCTTGCACTACGGCCTCTCGCTGCCGGCCGTCGACGGCGTCGAGGGCCTCGAGCCCGGCGATTCGGTAACGATCGAGATCGAGTCGCCGCCGCAGGTCGCCCGCCATCAGGGGTACGAGACGGCGTTTCTCGAGATGCCGCCGGTCGAGCTGACGGTGCCGGAATCGGGAGCGTAG
- a CDS encoding 1,4-dihydroxy-2-naphthoyl-CoA synthase produces MVSELFDPERWEPVGLNDDFRDITYHRAVDSGTVRIAFDRPEVRNAFRPGTVDELYDALEHAKRQTDVGCVLLTGNGPSPKDGGWAFCSGGDQTIRGEDGYQYEGDEERASEQGRLHILEVQRLIRHIPKVVVCVVPGWAVGGGHSLHVVCDLTLASEEHAKFLQTDPDVASYDAGFGSAYLAKQIGQKKAREVFFLGKTYDAEEAAEMGMVNEVVPHEDLEETALEWGERINSKSPTAMRMLKYGFNMTDDGMIGQQVFAGEATRLGYMTDEAKEGRDAFVEGREPDFDDFPWHY; encoded by the coding sequence ATGGTTTCGGAACTGTTCGACCCCGAGCGCTGGGAGCCCGTCGGGCTCAACGACGACTTTCGCGATATCACGTATCACCGCGCGGTCGACTCCGGCACGGTCCGGATCGCCTTCGATCGCCCGGAGGTGCGCAACGCCTTCCGGCCGGGGACGGTCGACGAACTGTACGACGCCTTAGAGCACGCGAAACGCCAGACCGACGTCGGCTGCGTCCTGCTGACCGGCAACGGGCCGTCGCCGAAGGACGGCGGCTGGGCGTTCTGTTCCGGCGGGGATCAGACGATCCGCGGCGAGGACGGCTACCAGTACGAAGGAGACGAAGAACGAGCGTCCGAACAAGGACGCCTCCACATCCTCGAGGTTCAGCGGCTGATCCGCCACATTCCGAAGGTCGTCGTCTGCGTCGTTCCGGGCTGGGCCGTCGGCGGCGGTCACTCGCTGCACGTCGTCTGCGACCTCACCCTCGCGAGCGAGGAGCACGCCAAGTTTCTCCAGACCGATCCCGACGTGGCCAGCTACGACGCCGGCTTCGGCTCCGCGTATCTCGCCAAGCAGATCGGCCAGAAGAAAGCGCGCGAGGTGTTCTTCCTCGGGAAGACCTACGACGCCGAGGAGGCCGCCGAGATGGGCATGGTCAACGAGGTCGTCCCCCACGAGGACCTCGAGGAGACGGCCCTCGAGTGGGGCGAGCGCATCAACTCGAAGAGCCCGACGGCGATGCGGATGCTCAAGTACGGGTTCAACATGACCGACGACGGGATGATCGGCCAGCAGGTGTTCGCCGGCGAGGCGACGCGGCTGGGCTACATGACCGACGAGGCAAAGGAAGGCCGCGACGCGTTCGTCGAGGGCCGCGAGCCCGATTTCGACGACTTCCCGTGGCACTACTGA